The following are encoded together in the Cydia pomonella isolate Wapato2018A unplaced genomic scaffold, ilCydPomo1 PGA_scaffold_147, whole genome shotgun sequence genome:
- the LOC133533282 gene encoding ADP-ribosylation factor 1 — MGNMFANLFKGLFGKKEMRILMVGLDAAGKTTILYKLKLGEIVTTIPTIGFNVETVEYKNISFTVWDVGGQDKIRPLWRHYFQNTQGLIFVVDSNDRERIGEAREELMRMLSEDELRDAVLLIFANKQDLPNAMNAAEITDKLGLHSLRNRNWYIQATCATSGDGLYEGLDWLSNQLKNASR; from the exons TTGGCAAAAAGGAAATGAGAATATTGATGGTCGGTCTCGACGCCGCTGGTAAAACCACAATTCTGTACAaactgaaactaggcgaaattgTTACAACAATCCCAACTATTG GATTCAATGTGGAAACTGTAGAATACAAAAACATCAGTTTCACCGTGTGGGATGTCGGTGGCCAAGACAAAATCAGACCACTGTGGAGGCATTACTTCCAAAACACACAG GGTCTCATCTTCGTAGTAGACAGTAATGATCGGGAGCGTATCGGTGAGGCCCGCGAGGAGCTCATGCGAATGTTGAGTGAAGACGAGCTGCGGGATGCTGTGCTGCTGATCTTCGCTAACAAACAG GACCTGCCGAACGCGATGAACGCGGCGGAGATCACGGACAAGCTGGGGCTGCACTCGCTGCGCAACCGCAACTGGTACATCCAGGCCACGTGCGCCACGTCGGGCGACGGGCTGTACGAGGGGCTCGACTGGCTCTCCAACCAGCTCAAGAACGCCAGCCGCTAA